From a single Pseudoalteromonas nigrifaciens genomic region:
- a CDS encoding CinA family protein, with amino-acid sequence MELHQEIKTLAAQLGAILTDKCLWITTAESCTGGGVSYALTDTPGSSAYIDRAFVTYSNQAKQDLLNVSAATLTQYGAVSEQTVREMALGAIAATNADIAITVSGIAGPGGATPDKPVGLVWFGLHINDKQLVFKQVFTGDRAQVRLQAIVFSLKTIIEQIK; translated from the coding sequence ATGGAATTACATCAAGAGATTAAAACACTTGCTGCGCAATTAGGCGCTATTTTAACGGATAAATGCTTATGGATCACTACTGCTGAGTCATGTACTGGTGGCGGGGTAAGTTATGCACTTACCGACACCCCTGGAAGCTCTGCCTATATTGACCGTGCATTTGTAACTTACAGTAACCAAGCAAAGCAAGATTTACTAAATGTAAGTGCCGCCACATTAACGCAATATGGGGCGGTAAGCGAGCAAACGGTGCGTGAGATGGCTTTAGGCGCAATTGCAGCAACTAATGCCGATATTGCGATTACTGTATCGGGTATTGCAGGCCCAGGAGGAGCAACCCCAGATAAGCCGGTAGGCTTAGTATGGTTTGGACTACACATTAACGACAAGCAGCTGGTATTTAAACAAGTATTTACCGGCGATAGAGCACAGGTTAGACTGCAAGCTATTGTATTTTCTTTAAAAACTATAATAGAGCAGATAAAATAA